The following proteins come from a genomic window of Lolium rigidum isolate FL_2022 chromosome 5, APGP_CSIRO_Lrig_0.1, whole genome shotgun sequence:
- the LOC124653019 gene encoding chloroplast envelope quinone oxidoreductase homolog isoform X2: MEAASINPIDWKIQKGMLRPFLPAKFPFTPVGDLAGEVVELGSGVTGFKPGDKVISISFPSGGGLAEYAVTSAALTVARPPEVSAVDGACLPAAASSALQLLKATGVSFDGTSNATGPKNVLVTAASGGVGHYAVQLAKLAGLHVTATCGARNVAFVQGLGADEVLDYKTPEGAALRSPSGRRYDAVANCAAGVSWPALKAVLSDEGGTAADVTPGVRAALTSLLQKVTFAKKRLAPLMLTPRREEMEWLVELARQGKLRTAVDSRYPLSRAQEAWAKSVDGHATGKIVVEIGGAE; this comes from the exons ATGGAGGCAGCCAGCATCAACCCCATCGACTGGAAGATCCAGAAGGGCATGCTCCGGCCCTTCCTCCCCGCCAAATTCCCCTTCACGCCAG TTGGCGATCTAGCCGGCGAAGTCGTGGAGCTGGGCAGCGGCGTGACCGGCTTCAAACCAGGCGACAAGGTTATCTCGATCAGCTTCCCG AGCGGCGGCGGACTCGCCGAGTACGCGGTGACCTCTGCGGCGCTAACGGTGGCGAGACCACCGGAGGTGTCCGCCGTCGATGGCGCCTGCCTTCCGGCCGCCGCCAGCAGCGCGCTCCAGCTGCTGAAGGCCACGGGGGTCAGCTTCGACGGCACGTCCAACGCCACCGGGCCGAAGAACGTGCTGGTGACCGCGGCGTCCGGCGGCGTGGGCCACTACGCGGTGCAgctggccaagctcgccggccTACACGTGACGGCCACCTGCGGCGCGCGCAACGTAGCCTTCGTCCAGGGCCTGGGCGCCGACGAGGTGCTGGACTACAAGACGCCCGAGGGCGCGGCGCTGCGGAGCCCGTCAGGCAGGAGGTACGACGCGGTGGCGAACTGCGCGGCGGGGGTGTCCTGGCCGGCGCTCAAGGCGGTGCTGTCCGACGAGGGCGGCACGGCCGCGGACGTCACGCCGGGGGTCCGCGCCGCGCTCACGTCGCTCCTGCAGAAGGTGACGTTCGCCAAGAAGAGGCTGGCGCCGCTGATGCTGACGCCCAGGAGGGAGGAGATGGAGTGGCTGGTGGAGCTGGCGAGGCAGGGGAAGCTCAGGACGGCGGTGGACTCGAGGTACCCGCTGAGCAGAGCGCAGGAGGCGTGGGCGAAGAGCGTCGACGGGCACGCCACCGGCAAGATCGTCGTGGAAATTGGAGGCGCGGAGTGA
- the LOC124653019 gene encoding chloroplast envelope quinone oxidoreductase homolog isoform X1 — protein sequence MATPRTMKAVQYDKYGGGAEGLKHVEVPVPSPKKGEVLLKMEAASINPIDWKIQKGMLRPFLPAKFPFTPVGDLAGEVVELGSGVTGFKPGDKVISISFPSGGGLAEYAVTSAALTVARPPEVSAVDGACLPAAASSALQLLKATGVSFDGTSNATGPKNVLVTAASGGVGHYAVQLAKLAGLHVTATCGARNVAFVQGLGADEVLDYKTPEGAALRSPSGRRYDAVANCAAGVSWPALKAVLSDEGGTAADVTPGVRAALTSLLQKVTFAKKRLAPLMLTPRREEMEWLVELARQGKLRTAVDSRYPLSRAQEAWAKSVDGHATGKIVVEIGGAE from the exons ATGGCGACTCCGAGGACCATGAAGGCCGTGCAGTACGACAAGTATGGCGGGGGAGCGGAAGGCCTCAAG CATGTGGAGGTGCCGGTCCCGTCGCCGAAGAAGGGCGAGGTGCTGCTGAAGATGGAGGCAGCCAGCATCAACCCCATCGACTGGAAGATCCAGAAGGGCATGCTCCGGCCCTTCCTCCCCGCCAAATTCCCCTTCACGCCAG TTGGCGATCTAGCCGGCGAAGTCGTGGAGCTGGGCAGCGGCGTGACCGGCTTCAAACCAGGCGACAAGGTTATCTCGATCAGCTTCCCG AGCGGCGGCGGACTCGCCGAGTACGCGGTGACCTCTGCGGCGCTAACGGTGGCGAGACCACCGGAGGTGTCCGCCGTCGATGGCGCCTGCCTTCCGGCCGCCGCCAGCAGCGCGCTCCAGCTGCTGAAGGCCACGGGGGTCAGCTTCGACGGCACGTCCAACGCCACCGGGCCGAAGAACGTGCTGGTGACCGCGGCGTCCGGCGGCGTGGGCCACTACGCGGTGCAgctggccaagctcgccggccTACACGTGACGGCCACCTGCGGCGCGCGCAACGTAGCCTTCGTCCAGGGCCTGGGCGCCGACGAGGTGCTGGACTACAAGACGCCCGAGGGCGCGGCGCTGCGGAGCCCGTCAGGCAGGAGGTACGACGCGGTGGCGAACTGCGCGGCGGGGGTGTCCTGGCCGGCGCTCAAGGCGGTGCTGTCCGACGAGGGCGGCACGGCCGCGGACGTCACGCCGGGGGTCCGCGCCGCGCTCACGTCGCTCCTGCAGAAGGTGACGTTCGCCAAGAAGAGGCTGGCGCCGCTGATGCTGACGCCCAGGAGGGAGGAGATGGAGTGGCTGGTGGAGCTGGCGAGGCAGGGGAAGCTCAGGACGGCGGTGGACTCGAGGTACCCGCTGAGCAGAGCGCAGGAGGCGTGGGCGAAGAGCGTCGACGGGCACGCCACCGGCAAGATCGTCGTGGAAATTGGAGGCGCGGAGTGA